Proteins encoded in a region of the Zunongwangia endophytica genome:
- the hisS gene encoding histidine--tRNA ligase codes for MAQKPSIPKGTRDFTPQEVAKRNFIFDTIKKEFKKFGFQAIETPSFENSDTLMGKYGDEGDRLIFKILNSGDFLKKADQNAYDDKDSLKLTPSISEKALRYDLTVPFARFVVQHQNEIDFPFKRYQIQPVWRADRPQKGRFREFYQCDADVVGSDSLWQEVEFVQLYDAVFSALKLEGVTIKINNRKILSGFAEVIGEQDKLIDFTVALDKLDKIGEDGVVKEMLSKGIAEDAIAQIKPVFGLEGGFAEKIEALKGILATSEVGKKGIEELEFIQNALSEMPLKTANLDLDVTLARGLNYYTGAIFEVAAPENVKMGSIGGGGRYDDLTGIFGLKNISGVGISFGLDRIYLVLEELGLFPDAVADDVKALFINFGEKEALYSFKGVNALRAGGVNAEVFPDAAKMKKQMNYANKRNIPFVILAGDEEMQEGKYTLKNMKTGEQDRLTLKEIVTKIG; via the coding sequence ATGGCACAAAAACCTTCTATCCCAAAAGGAACCAGAGATTTTACTCCGCAGGAAGTGGCAAAGCGAAACTTTATTTTCGACACTATAAAAAAGGAATTTAAAAAGTTTGGATTTCAGGCTATTGAAACGCCAAGTTTTGAAAATTCTGATACTTTAATGGGAAAGTATGGAGATGAAGGGGATCGCCTTATTTTTAAAATTCTTAATTCTGGTGATTTTTTAAAGAAAGCCGATCAAAATGCTTATGACGATAAAGATAGTTTAAAACTAACTCCATCTATTTCAGAAAAAGCATTGCGTTACGATTTAACGGTGCCGTTTGCGCGTTTCGTGGTTCAGCATCAAAACGAAATTGATTTTCCATTTAAACGCTATCAAATTCAACCTGTTTGGCGCGCAGATCGTCCACAAAAAGGTCGCTTCAGAGAATTTTATCAATGTGATGCCGATGTTGTTGGGAGCGATAGTTTATGGCAGGAAGTTGAGTTTGTGCAATTATACGATGCTGTTTTTTCAGCATTAAAATTAGAAGGAGTAACTATAAAAATCAATAATCGTAAAATTCTTTCAGGTTTTGCTGAAGTAATCGGCGAACAAGATAAGTTGATTGATTTTACGGTGGCTTTGGATAAGCTCGATAAAATCGGGGAAGATGGTGTGGTAAAAGAAATGCTTTCTAAAGGTATTGCTGAAGATGCTATCGCGCAAATTAAACCTGTTTTTGGTTTAGAAGGTGGTTTTGCTGAAAAGATTGAGGCTTTAAAAGGAATATTAGCAACATCTGAAGTTGGTAAAAAAGGAATCGAAGAGCTAGAATTTATTCAAAATGCGCTCTCAGAAATGCCATTGAAAACTGCGAATCTTGATTTAGATGTTACACTAGCTCGTGGTTTAAATTATTATACGGGTGCTATTTTTGAAGTTGCTGCGCCCGAGAATGTGAAAATGGGATCTATTGGTGGGGGAGGTCGTTATGACGATCTTACCGGTATTTTTGGTCTTAAAAATATAAGTGGTGTAGGTATTTCTTTCGGTTTAGATCGAATTTACCTGGTTTTAGAAGAATTAGGTTTATTCCCAGATGCTGTCGCTGACGATGTGAAAGCTTTATTTATAAACTTCGGAGAAAAAGAAGCACTTTATTCTTTTAAAGGAGTTAATGCTTTAAGAGCGGGAGGAGTTAATGCTGAAGTTTTTCCTGATGCTGCGAAAATGAAGAAGCAAATGAACTACGCAAATAAAAGAAATATTCCGTTTGTTATTTTAGCGGGGGATGAAGAAATGCAAGAAGGGAAATACACCCTGAAAAACATGAAAACTGGCGAACAGGATCGCCTTACTTTAAAAGAAATTGTTACAAAAATAGGATAG
- a CDS encoding aldo/keto reductase gives MQLNNLGNTDLKTPKIIFGGNVFGWTLNEKESFAMLDELLEKGYTCIDTADVYSRWADGNSGGESEKIIGKWMKDRGVRDKITLATKVGSDMGQGQKDISEEYILKAAQDSLKRLQTDYIDLYYTHWDDDRTPVEETLGAYQKLIKNGDVKYIGASNLSPARLRDSLNASKNKNLPKYQVFQQEYNLMNRDKVEGDILELCQQNNISITTYFSLASGFLTGKYRSEDDLEGQNRKDFVKNYLDDRGKNILKSLDEVSEEQGISNAGVALAWIINKPGITAAIASATKSSHLKAFEEATNVKLSKNDMNKLNEASSK, from the coding sequence ATGCAACTAAATAATTTAGGTAACACCGATCTAAAAACGCCGAAAATCATATTCGGTGGAAATGTCTTTGGCTGGACACTAAACGAAAAAGAGTCCTTTGCAATGTTAGATGAGCTTTTAGAAAAAGGATATACTTGTATTGATACTGCAGATGTATATTCACGCTGGGCAGACGGAAATTCTGGTGGTGAATCTGAAAAGATCATTGGTAAATGGATGAAAGATCGCGGCGTTAGAGATAAAATTACGCTGGCAACCAAAGTAGGTTCTGATATGGGACAAGGCCAAAAAGATATTTCTGAAGAATATATACTTAAAGCAGCTCAAGATTCCTTAAAAAGGTTACAAACCGATTATATCGACTTGTATTATACTCATTGGGACGACGATCGTACACCCGTGGAAGAAACTTTGGGAGCTTACCAAAAACTAATTAAAAACGGAGATGTAAAATACATTGGAGCTTCAAATTTGAGTCCGGCGCGATTAAGAGATTCTTTGAATGCTTCAAAAAATAAAAATCTTCCTAAATATCAGGTATTTCAGCAAGAATATAATTTAATGAATCGTGATAAGGTTGAAGGCGATATTCTTGAATTATGCCAGCAAAATAATATAAGTATTACCACTTACTTTTCTTTAGCAAGTGGATTTTTAACTGGAAAGTATCGTAGTGAAGATGATCTTGAAGGCCAGAATAGAAAAGATTTTGTAAAAAACTATCTGGACGATCGTGGCAAAAATATCCTGAAATCTTTAGACGAAGTTTCCGAAGAACAGGGAATTTCTAATGCCGGTGTTGCTTTAGCATGGATTATTAACAAACCTGGAATTACGGCTGCTATTGCAAGTGCTACAAAATCTTCACATCTAAAAGCTTTTGAAGAAGCTACGAACGTGAAATTAAGCAAAAATGATATGAATAAATTGAATGAGGCTAGTAGTAAATAA
- a CDS encoding BRCT domain-containing protein → MAPILLVIYLFIFVGIIFISWNYFNTPEDTDEHQAKPSKLDDFEGKKVVFDGHLDINRESSIKNELKTRNALVEERMTEDTHLLVTGKNPDWLVVDEAKSKGVTIVNEMDWQRLKKSDETIEKRRSAILIEKKKQVDSAKIV, encoded by the coding sequence ATGGCACCAATATTACTTGTTATCTATCTTTTCATTTTTGTAGGAATTATTTTTATTTCCTGGAATTATTTCAATACTCCTGAAGACACTGATGAGCATCAAGCTAAACCCTCAAAGTTGGATGATTTTGAAGGGAAGAAAGTGGTGTTCGATGGGCACTTAGATATAAATAGAGAATCTAGTATTAAAAATGAACTTAAAACTAGAAACGCTCTTGTTGAAGAGAGAATGACTGAAGATACACATTTGCTAGTAACAGGAAAAAATCCAGATTGGTTGGTGGTTGATGAGGCTAAAAGTAAGGGCGTTACGATAGTAAATGAAATGGATTGGCAAAGATTGAAGAAATCAGATGAGACTATCGAAAAGAGAAGGAGCGCCATATTGATTGAGAAGAAAAAGCAAGTGGATTCTGCTAAAATTGTTTAA